One window of Gloeothece citriformis PCC 7424 genomic DNA carries:
- a CDS encoding alpha-xenorhabdolysin family binary toxin subunit B, whose amino-acid sequence MNGSHISRSTMPNVSLQVMEESKGTIRTAYQNLAETQYPEFQESCTAIYNRVNDTFNTTNNTIIEIKAFLDTTSALEGLNRMIKNKQEELETETDPAEIENIQNTINRLREEGDEKLNENNEAITSKATTLTNESSNIEFFDFKQQVDEEIQELNDDLVRIDGDIAEYEEKKKKAEEDYETLNVAMDVYEEYNIFEFFSDVIPTAEEISNMIDAGDPRLAAAILALEIYKDLFDVVGDGFSYMQMDSARDYVYNLITEYTRELERLNGEKNQININLNDLSHISTIESERFIFTEQVKNLSQGYTIYTEDIQSLMNTDVNYDNVLIRMGEMFTYLNNLSLNNA is encoded by the coding sequence ATGAACGGATCACATATTTCAAGAAGCACCATGCCTAATGTTAGTCTACAGGTTATGGAGGAAAGTAAAGGGACAATCAGAACAGCCTATCAAAATTTAGCAGAGACTCAATATCCAGAGTTTCAAGAGTCTTGCACTGCAATTTATAACAGAGTTAATGATACTTTTAATACGACTAACAATACGATTATAGAAATCAAAGCCTTTTTAGACACTACAAGTGCATTAGAAGGGCTTAATCGTATGATCAAAAATAAACAAGAAGAACTGGAAACAGAAACAGATCCCGCAGAAATAGAAAACATTCAAAATACGATTAATCGGTTACGAGAGGAGGGTGATGAAAAACTAAATGAAAATAATGAAGCGATAACATCGAAAGCCACCACTCTTACAAACGAGTCATCAAACATTGAGTTTTTTGACTTTAAACAACAGGTAGACGAAGAAATACAAGAATTAAATGATGACCTGGTTAGGATTGATGGAGATATTGCGGAATATGAAGAGAAAAAAAAGAAAGCAGAGGAAGATTATGAAACCCTAAATGTAGCGATGGATGTGTATGAAGAATATAATATCTTTGAATTTTTCTCCGATGTCATCCCTACGGCGGAGGAGATAAGTAATATGATTGACGCAGGTGATCCCAGATTAGCTGCTGCCATCTTAGCCCTGGAAATTTATAAAGATTTATTTGATGTTGTAGGAGATGGGTTTAGTTATATGCAGATGGATAGTGCAAGGGATTATGTCTATAATTTAATCACAGAATACACTAGAGAATTAGAAAGATTGAACGGAGAAAAGAACCAAATCAACATCAATCTTAATGACTTAAGTCATATCAGTACCATTGAAAGTGAGCGATTTATTTTCACTGAACAAGTGAAAAATTTGTCACAAGGCTATACAATTTATACCGAAGATATTCAATCATTGATGAATACTGACGTTAACTATGATAACGTTTTGATTCGTATGGGGGAAATGTTTACTTATCTAAATAATTTATCCTTAAATAATGCCTAA
- a CDS encoding TerB family tellurite resistance protein, producing the protein MNNKNNTHQQKIKQLMKIVIGAAWLDGVIQPSEREYLHRMAGANAIANDPDIKLYLSELKPIKTSECYKWLEDYLGQNPTEEDYLELLQSLSGLIYSDGEVQTQEALFLDKLHLLDPANKEISQTKLDKLLKVIQKLYRKAVQEKA; encoded by the coding sequence ATGAATAACAAAAATAATACCCATCAACAGAAAATTAAACAGTTAATGAAAATTGTCATCGGCGCGGCTTGGCTTGATGGTGTAATACAACCTTCGGAAAGGGAGTATTTACATCGAATGGCCGGGGCAAATGCGATCGCTAATGATCCAGACATTAAACTCTATCTATCAGAACTTAAACCGATCAAAACCTCGGAATGTTACAAGTGGTTAGAGGACTATTTAGGGCAAAATCCGACGGAAGAGGATTATTTAGAGTTATTACAATCTCTCAGTGGCTTAATTTATAGTGATGGAGAGGTTCAAACTCAAGAAGCATTATTTTTAGATAAGTTGCACCTTCTGGATCCGGCGAATAAAGAGATTTCTCAAACTAAGCTAGACAAACTCTTAAAAGTGATTCAAAAGCTATACCGTAAGGCAGTTCAGGAAAAGGCTTGA
- a CDS encoding esterase-like activity of phytase family protein: MIDRLLKPIFTRLSVLVLSLCLMVMMSACGTSPQVMAEQRMFLDLSLDYLGEYQLPKQTYQDTLVGGLSDLTYNPQTNRFYAVSDDRSVNAPARFYTLNLNITPAGLEGVTIESVTFLKNEQGQTYPKDTIDPEGISLSPRGTVFISSEGAIAQGILPFIKEYDLKSGQTRLNVPLPQRYLPNTEDESLQGIQDNLGFEPLTVAGFSLIPDDPFRLFTATESALIQDSPDNTPEENSRLRFLHYVINPFGAPVLVAEHLYPLDLPPDDALYYGLTAMNALEKEGYFLTLERTLGLSGFGAKIFQVTNTNANDTSNFKTFHGVDQINPLQKKLLLDLTELGIELDNLEGMALGPHLPDGSRTLVLVSDDNFREEQVTQFLVFRLNSQV, encoded by the coding sequence GTGATAGATCGCTTATTAAAACCCATATTTACAAGATTATCAGTTTTAGTCTTAAGTCTCTGTCTTATGGTCATGATGAGTGCTTGTGGAACATCTCCTCAAGTGATGGCAGAACAACGGATGTTTCTCGATTTATCTTTAGACTATTTGGGAGAATATCAGTTACCGAAACAAACTTATCAAGACACTCTTGTCGGGGGATTATCAGATTTAACTTATAATCCACAAACTAACCGTTTTTATGCGGTTAGTGATGATCGATCGGTTAATGCACCGGCTCGATTTTATACTCTCAATCTCAATATAACACCTGCCGGACTTGAGGGAGTGACAATTGAATCGGTGACTTTTCTCAAAAACGAACAAGGACAAACTTATCCTAAAGATACTATTGATCCAGAAGGAATTTCTTTATCTCCGAGAGGGACAGTTTTTATTTCCAGTGAAGGAGCGATCGCCCAAGGAATTCTCCCCTTTATTAAAGAATATGACCTCAAAAGTGGACAAACTCGATTAAATGTTCCTTTACCTCAACGTTATCTCCCCAATACTGAGGATGAATCTCTTCAAGGTATCCAAGATAATTTAGGATTTGAACCCTTAACGGTTGCCGGTTTTAGTTTAATTCCCGACGATCCTTTTCGCTTATTTACCGCTACAGAATCAGCCTTAATTCAAGATAGTCCTGATAATACTCCTGAAGAAAATAGTCGCCTTCGATTTTTACATTATGTGATTAATCCTTTTGGCGCTCCCGTATTAGTCGCAGAACATCTTTATCCCTTAGATTTACCTCCTGATGATGCTTTATATTATGGGTTAACAGCTATGAATGCCCTCGAAAAAGAAGGGTATTTTTTAACCTTAGAACGAACATTAGGATTATCAGGATTTGGGGCAAAAATTTTTCAGGTCACTAATACTAATGCTAATGATACATCTAATTTTAAAACTTTTCATGGAGTCGATCAAATCAACCCTTTACAAAAGAAATTATTATTAGATTTAACCGAGTTAGGCATTGAACTGGATAATTTAGAAGGCATGGCTTTAGGGCCTCACCTACCCGATGGTAGTCGAACTTTAGTATTAGTCAGTGATGATAATTTTAGAGAGGAGCAAGTGACACAATTTTTAGTGTTTAGATTAAATAGTCAGGTATAA
- the aspS gene encoding aspartate--tRNA ligase, with product MRTHYCGDLRASDIDKTVTLFGWVDRYRDHGGVIFADLRDRTGRVQIVSDPQRTPESYQAAANLRNEYVIKVEGRVSKRPKESLNPKIPTGEVEIYADSIEILNGVNKQLPFVISSEDAELVREEVRLKYRYLDLRRDRMRKNLQLRHQVVQAMRRYLEDQQNFMEVETPILTRSTPEGARDYLVPSRTNPGKWYALPQSPQLFKQLLMVSGVDRYYQIARCFRDEDNRADRQPEFTQLDMEMSFMSFDEILDLNEGLIAHVFKTVKNIDIPRPFPRLTYAEAMEKYGIDRPDTRFGLELVDVSEIVKDSGFKVFSGAVKSGGIVKVLPIPEATNIISNVQIKPGGELFKEATEAGAKGIAYIRIKDNNELDTIAAIKDNLTDEQKQELIEKTGAKPGHLLLFGAGDTDTVNKSLARLRLVVGEKLGLIDEDKINLLWVTDFPMFEWNAEEKRLEALHHPFTAPKPEDINDLPHARALAYDMIFNGIELGGGSLRIYQRDIQEKVFSTIGLSMEEAYNKFGFLLEAFEYGTPPHGGIAYGLDRFVMLLAKEESIRDVIAFPKTQQASCLLTEAPSTVEPKQLKELHIASTFKPKS from the coding sequence ATGAGAACTCATTATTGTGGAGATTTGAGAGCAAGTGATATTGATAAAACGGTTACTCTGTTTGGATGGGTGGATCGTTATCGGGATCATGGGGGGGTAATTTTTGCCGATCTGCGCGATCGCACAGGGAGAGTACAAATTGTCAGCGATCCGCAACGGACACCAGAATCTTACCAAGCGGCGGCCAACCTACGCAACGAATATGTGATTAAAGTTGAAGGGAGAGTCAGCAAACGGCCAAAAGAGTCTCTAAACCCGAAAATTCCGACGGGGGAAGTAGAAATCTATGCAGATAGTATCGAAATTCTCAACGGAGTCAATAAACAACTTCCCTTTGTCATTTCCAGTGAAGACGCAGAATTAGTGCGCGAAGAAGTTCGTCTTAAATATCGGTATTTAGACTTAAGACGCGATCGCATGAGAAAAAATCTTCAATTGCGTCATCAAGTTGTCCAAGCGATGCGCCGTTACTTAGAAGATCAGCAAAACTTTATGGAAGTAGAGACTCCCATTTTAACCCGTTCTACTCCCGAAGGAGCGAGAGACTATTTAGTGCCCTCTCGAACTAACCCCGGCAAATGGTACGCACTTCCCCAGTCTCCCCAATTATTTAAACAATTATTGATGGTGTCAGGGGTCGATCGATATTATCAAATTGCCCGATGTTTCCGAGATGAAGATAACCGGGCGGATAGACAACCGGAATTTACTCAATTAGACATGGAAATGAGTTTTATGTCTTTTGATGAGATTTTAGACCTCAATGAAGGGTTAATTGCTCATGTTTTCAAGACGGTGAAAAATATCGATATTCCTAGACCTTTTCCTCGTCTTACCTACGCTGAAGCAATGGAGAAATATGGGATAGATCGACCCGATACCCGCTTTGGATTAGAATTAGTTGATGTTTCGGAAATTGTCAAAGATTCTGGGTTTAAAGTGTTTTCTGGGGCGGTTAAAAGTGGGGGAATTGTCAAAGTTTTACCTATTCCTGAAGCGACTAATATCATCTCTAATGTCCAAATTAAACCCGGCGGTGAGTTATTTAAAGAAGCAACCGAAGCCGGAGCAAAAGGAATTGCTTATATTCGGATTAAAGACAACAATGAATTAGATACCATTGCTGCAATTAAAGATAATCTAACCGACGAGCAAAAACAAGAATTAATCGAAAAAACCGGGGCAAAACCCGGTCATTTATTGCTATTTGGGGCAGGAGATACCGACACCGTTAATAAATCTTTAGCCCGGTTACGATTAGTCGTCGGCGAGAAATTAGGGTTAATTGATGAGGATAAAATTAACCTACTTTGGGTGACAGATTTTCCCATGTTTGAATGGAATGCAGAAGAAAAGCGCTTAGAAGCATTGCATCACCCGTTTACTGCTCCCAAACCCGAAGATATTAATGATTTACCCCATGCTAGAGCCTTAGCTTATGATATGATATTTAATGGCATAGAATTGGGTGGCGGTAGTCTGCGAATTTATCAGCGAGATATTCAAGAAAAAGTGTTTTCTACGATTGGGTTATCGATGGAAGAAGCATACAATAAATTTGGCTTTCTTTTAGAAGCATTTGAATATGGAACGCCTCCTCATGGGGGTATTGCCTACGGGTTAGATAGATTCGTCATGCTATTAGCAAAAGAAGAATCTATTCGGGATGTAATCGCCTTTCCGAAGACTCAACAAGCGAGTTGTTTACTCACTGAAGCCCCCTCTACAGTTGAACCAAAACAATTAAAAGAATTACATATTGCTTCAACATTTAAACCCAAATCTTAA
- a CDS encoding 16S rRNA (cytosine(967)-C(5))-methyltransferase — MTFKEKNPRQLALIILRDIYQKEAYTDLALDQGIKRADLGNLDRGLVTELVYGIVRRQRTLDEIISQLGTKKANQQPPDLRLILHIGLYQLRYLDQIPPSAAVNTSVELAKKNKLGKLSGVVNGILRQYDRIKEQGKDPLKFPSDPVNHLGVLHSFPNWIIQLWLDEFGQEQTEQLCEWFNQPAMIDIRVNLLKTTVEKVASIFSDVGVKVKPIPHLPQSLRLIGGTRSIQQLPGFEEGWWTVQDSSAQLVTHLLDPQPDEIIIDACAAPGGKTTHIAQLMGDRGTIWACDRVPSRLRKVQQNAERLQLNSIRICEGDSRHLTQFRETADRVLLDAPCSGLGTLHKRPDIRWRQTPEKIAELSQLQTELLEETATWVKPKGILVYATCTLNPLENERVIAAFLDRHPSWHIQTPSSDNTVAAFATPSGWIKVLPHQHQMDGFFMVKLVKGLE, encoded by the coding sequence ATGACTTTTAAAGAAAAAAATCCGCGTCAATTGGCGTTAATTATTCTTCGAGATATCTATCAAAAAGAAGCTTATACAGATCTGGCATTAGATCAGGGGATAAAACGAGCAGATTTAGGAAATTTAGACCGGGGTTTAGTCACAGAATTAGTGTATGGAATAGTCCGCAGACAGCGAACCTTAGATGAAATTATCTCGCAATTGGGGACAAAAAAAGCCAATCAACAACCCCCAGACTTACGGCTCATTCTTCACATTGGATTATATCAACTCCGTTATCTCGATCAAATTCCCCCTTCTGCGGCAGTAAATACCAGTGTAGAACTGGCTAAAAAAAATAAACTGGGCAAACTTTCTGGCGTTGTCAATGGCATATTAAGACAATATGACCGGATAAAAGAACAAGGAAAAGATCCCCTAAAATTCCCTTCAGATCCCGTCAATCATTTAGGCGTATTACATAGTTTTCCTAACTGGATCATTCAATTATGGTTAGACGAATTCGGACAAGAGCAAACAGAACAATTATGTGAATGGTTTAACCAACCCGCTATGATTGATATAAGGGTAAATCTCTTAAAAACAACCGTAGAAAAAGTGGCATCGATTTTTTCTGATGTAGGAGTTAAAGTTAAACCTATTCCCCATCTTCCCCAAAGTTTAAGATTAATAGGAGGCACAAGATCCATTCAGCAATTACCCGGCTTTGAGGAAGGATGGTGGACTGTACAAGATAGTAGCGCCCAATTAGTGACCCATCTGTTAGATCCTCAACCGGATGAAATTATCATTGATGCTTGTGCAGCACCAGGGGGAAAAACGACCCATATTGCCCAATTAATGGGGGATCGGGGCACAATTTGGGCTTGCGATCGCGTCCCTTCTCGTCTTCGGAAAGTGCAACAAAACGCCGAACGACTCCAATTAAACTCTATTCGCATTTGTGAAGGTGATAGTCGTCATTTGACTCAATTTAGAGAAACAGCAGACCGGGTATTATTAGACGCGCCTTGTTCAGGACTAGGAACGTTACACAAACGCCCGGATATCCGTTGGCGACAAACCCCGGAAAAAATAGCAGAACTTTCTCAATTACAAACAGAACTCTTAGAAGAAACCGCCACCTGGGTAAAACCGAAAGGAATATTAGTTTATGCCACTTGTACCCTAAATCCGTTAGAAAATGAAAGAGTCATTGCAGCATTTTTAGATCGTCATCCCAGTTGGCACATTCAAACGCCTTCATCCGATAATACTGTGGCTGCTTTTGCGACACCATCGGGATGGATCAAGGTTTTACCCCACCAACATCAAATGGATGGTTTTTTTATGGTGAAATTAGTCAAAGGACTCGAATAA
- a CDS encoding CVNH domain-containing protein, which produces MSNTNNVFTVEDLLRIKEYARISALMPTYLEDVIHCLGYDNSSSQPLSPESFLELFQSINNNGRDWISNVEPRFEERLNAMVEFYNSYSGNLRNALDSINEMINSGEIGDMQPIRNAISNAWSELLYQEAKNYNTCEHLKFFTDTLVSANNDLQSKIDLGNQITNVDIKKFLFDLSDEFQLITSFSLDAEASAQSLWTQWTTLSEELETAKNAAQDVSQQSDVVDLYVALSDIMDGLEDAHAQTQYMLECFQNADNRYNNDYPGGVAPLGSYMTKSSDITVVLKAECQKADGSWQHSQIDMSNINPQLDEFYNNNGQLTLGSDPSSAKYLSGYCYYPAGTYRETCRNIQVILTAQCTTDSGSSQPSTFSLTDEFIIKLKNNNGVLTKET; this is translated from the coding sequence ATGTCTAATACCAATAATGTGTTTACGGTTGAAGATCTTTTAAGAATTAAAGAATATGCTAGAATCTCGGCTCTGATGCCGACTTACTTAGAAGATGTGATTCACTGTTTAGGCTATGATAATTCATCAAGTCAACCTCTCAGTCCTGAAAGTTTTCTAGAGTTATTTCAGAGCATTAATAATAATGGGAGAGACTGGATTAGTAATGTAGAGCCACGTTTTGAAGAGCGTTTAAATGCAATGGTGGAGTTTTACAACTCCTATAGTGGCAATCTTAGGAATGCCCTAGACTCCATTAACGAGATGATCAATAGTGGAGAAATAGGAGATATGCAACCTATTCGTAATGCGATTAGCAATGCTTGGTCTGAATTACTTTATCAAGAAGCCAAAAATTATAATACCTGTGAGCATTTGAAATTTTTTACCGACACCCTTGTGTCAGCCAATAATGATCTACAATCAAAAATTGATCTTGGTAATCAGATTACTAATGTAGATATTAAAAAATTTTTATTCGACCTCAGTGATGAGTTTCAACTGATTACAAGTTTTTCTTTAGACGCGGAAGCTAGTGCCCAATCTTTATGGACTCAGTGGACTACTTTATCAGAAGAACTGGAAACTGCTAAGAATGCTGCTCAAGACGTTTCTCAACAGAGTGATGTTGTTGACTTATATGTTGCCTTGTCAGATATTATGGACGGTTTAGAAGATGCCCACGCCCAGACACAGTATATGTTAGAGTGTTTTCAAAATGCTGACAACCGCTACAATAACGACTATCCGGGGGGAGTTGCTCCTTTAGGTAGCTATATGACCAAGTCCTCAGACATTACAGTTGTTTTGAAAGCAGAATGCCAGAAAGCAGATGGAAGTTGGCAACACTCGCAAATTGATATGTCTAACATTAATCCACAGTTAGACGAGTTTTATAATAACAATGGACAATTAACACTAGGATCTGATCCATCTTCTGCTAAATACCTTTCTGGGTATTGCTATTATCCAGCAGGAACTTATAGAGAAACTTGTAGAAATATTCAAGTAATACTCACCGCACAATGTACTACAGATTCCGGTTCTTCTCAACCCAGCACCTTCTCATTAACCGATGAATTTATTATCAAGTTAAAAAATAACAATGGTGTTCTCACCAAAGAAACCTAA
- a CDS encoding alpha-xenorhabdolysin family binary toxin subunit A codes for MPIKTITEAQIKAFNDTGIEYEYLIDAKQVANELLKLATGQHPEASPSAGLVLDTEGILQIKRYEKKGLSLPDTREEVYTYLGEYESEIQGLTNADLLDSFVSIKTHAGTWARIQDKIIKTAINLDVFADEMLDDGGRANEFLEQILLEYSELMDLDPEKLEDPAYIQEILESLDVDANVAEEQALRLEATKRTIDNLVEKTEGYYQETNGLLTELLTFRDELTARSDDVAAKETLCDQLHLEEEVEAKKEEVRRLKGRLKELNEQYDQYVTYALAGLAGGLIGVTITGSIFGKKAEDTRKEIKEVEGQIKTIENEIDQLSRMLYAVQSLDNTFEGLYTVMIQAEKGVSQLVTVWTTIKEYLQSSYDACQAIVHAPDVLDLWINLEDAVEPWNEVKGNAALVTQQFNDALDQWEQEVNQS; via the coding sequence ATGCCGATCAAAACTATAACTGAAGCTCAAATTAAAGCTTTTAATGATACAGGGATTGAATATGAATATCTTATTGATGCAAAGCAAGTAGCCAACGAGCTACTAAAGCTTGCTACGGGTCAGCATCCAGAGGCCAGTCCAAGCGCTGGTTTGGTACTCGATACCGAAGGAATTCTTCAAATTAAACGATATGAGAAAAAAGGACTTTCTCTACCGGATACACGAGAAGAGGTTTATACCTACTTAGGGGAATACGAAAGTGAGATACAAGGACTGACGAATGCAGATCTGCTCGACAGTTTTGTTAGTATTAAAACCCATGCGGGCACTTGGGCAAGGATACAAGATAAAATCATCAAGACGGCAATAAATTTGGATGTATTTGCCGATGAAATGCTCGACGATGGAGGAAGAGCTAATGAGTTTCTTGAACAGATCTTACTGGAGTATTCGGAATTAATGGATCTTGATCCAGAGAAACTAGAAGATCCAGCCTATATTCAAGAAATTCTTGAGAGCCTTGATGTTGATGCTAATGTAGCTGAAGAACAAGCGCTTAGGCTCGAAGCAACTAAGCGTACCATTGATAATTTAGTTGAAAAGACAGAGGGATATTACCAGGAAACCAATGGTTTATTAACAGAGTTATTGACTTTTAGAGACGAGTTAACGGCTCGCTCCGATGATGTCGCAGCCAAAGAAACATTGTGCGATCAACTTCATCTTGAGGAAGAAGTAGAAGCTAAAAAAGAGGAAGTCAGACGACTAAAGGGTCGGCTTAAAGAGTTAAATGAGCAATATGATCAGTATGTGACTTACGCATTGGCTGGGTTAGCGGGTGGATTAATTGGAGTTACTATCACAGGCAGTATTTTTGGCAAAAAAGCAGAAGACACCCGCAAAGAGATTAAAGAGGTTGAAGGACAAATTAAAACGATAGAAAATGAAATTGACCAACTTTCTCGGATGCTATACGCCGTTCAGAGCTTAGATAATACATTTGAGGGGTTATATACTGTGATGATTCAAGCCGAAAAAGGGGTCTCTCAACTGGTAACAGTGTGGACAACTATCAAAGAATATCTACAAAGTTCCTATGATGCTTGCCAAGCGATCGTACACGCTCCGGATGTTCTTGATCTCTGGATAAACTTAGAGGATGCAGTTGAGCCTTGGAACGAAGTCAAAGGAAATGCAGCATTAGTAACCCAGCAATTTAATGATGCTTTAGACCAATGGGAACAAGAAGTTAATCAAAGCTAA
- a CDS encoding tetratricopeptide repeat protein, translating to MPTVQHWGNLKAFAQMPEPNPLELPIKDPLIPELNRPLSPFEMRRLREALDASNQQAQAELDQGNDDEAFKIWYRELRLRQYLTPIEEIQALGRVGEIAWTKTRTQDLKNIYTRLLVVQQQSEKKAPLTPELLDAFATAYQQLRKIDESLYIHEKILANARQKGDLPTQIKTLNTLGELHLSRFDYGKAAPIYEELLDIAQSQQDSYQEGIYLKKLAEIYTEALQPQNAVKIKEDLANNYLRNQQIQSIPDIKVLIGLDYDALNQPEKASQNFQEAFSLAWSLQQYGAAGRALAQLGDLYRKYKQDDYALQIYQELIKVEQRSYNYYGLMNAYDKIGEIYLTKKNYSGAIAAFQQGLELARAINYNENYFLAKIDQANQQMSTSEPVPNPKQP from the coding sequence ATGCCAACGGTTCAACACTGGGGAAATTTAAAAGCTTTTGCCCAAATGCCTGAACCGAATCCCTTAGAACTTCCCATCAAAGATCCTTTAATTCCTGAACTTAATCGTCCTCTAAGTCCTTTTGAAATGCGAAGACTTCGGGAAGCTCTTGATGCCTCTAATCAACAAGCTCAAGCAGAACTCGATCAGGGAAATGATGATGAAGCGTTTAAAATTTGGTATCGAGAACTCAGATTAAGACAATATTTAACCCCGATAGAAGAAATACAAGCTTTGGGGAGGGTAGGAGAAATTGCTTGGACAAAAACCCGAACTCAAGACCTAAAAAATATCTATACTCGTCTGTTAGTGGTGCAACAGCAATCGGAAAAGAAAGCACCGTTAACCCCTGAACTTTTGGATGCTTTTGCTACTGCCTATCAACAGTTACGAAAAATAGATGAATCCCTCTACATTCACGAAAAAATTCTCGCTAATGCTCGGCAAAAAGGAGATTTACCGACACAAATTAAAACTTTAAATACTCTAGGAGAATTACATTTATCCCGTTTTGATTATGGTAAAGCTGCCCCGATTTATGAAGAGTTATTAGATATCGCTCAGTCTCAGCAAGACTCTTATCAAGAAGGGATTTATCTCAAAAAGTTGGCAGAAATTTATACCGAAGCCTTACAACCTCAAAATGCGGTTAAAATTAAAGAAGACTTAGCTAATAATTATTTACGAAATCAGCAAATACAATCTATTCCTGATATTAAAGTTTTAATTGGACTAGATTATGATGCTTTAAATCAACCAGAAAAAGCGAGTCAAAATTTTCAAGAAGCCTTTTCCTTAGCTTGGTCTTTGCAACAATACGGAGCAGCCGGCAGAGCTTTGGCTCAATTAGGGGATCTTTATCGCAAATACAAACAAGATGATTATGCTCTACAAATCTATCAAGAATTAATCAAAGTTGAACAGCGATCTTATAATTATTATGGGTTAATGAATGCTTATGATAAAATTGGCGAAATTTACTTAACTAAAAAGAATTATTCTGGAGCGATCGCCGCTTTTCAACAGGGATTAGAATTAGCGAGAGCAATTAATTATAATGAAAATTATTTCCTGGCAAAAATTGACCAAGCTAATCAACAAATGAGTACTTCTGAACCAGTCCCAAACCCTAAACAACCCTAA
- a CDS encoding class I SAM-dependent methyltransferase: MSNLNLIKILIEQINQSSQQGITFAEYMHLVLYHPELGYYCSHLPKIGTQGDYFTSSSLGADFGELLAKQFLEMWEILGQPSPFIIVEMGAGLGLLAQDILNYFEQNNTHFLDSLNYWLIEQSSTLIKAQKNQLTPYLEKGVKLDWKTWEDIADESIIGCVFSNELVDAFPVHRVGLEKGELKEIYVTYTENTFKEILADPSSEELNHYFKFVGVEFPSDAYPEGFQTEVNLSALSWLKTLSQKLKRGYILTIDYGYPAHKYYHPQRYRGTLNCYYQHRHHHDPYINIGYQDLTAHVDFTALERQGQKCGLEKLGFTQQGLFLMSLGLGDRLNDLSSGRYNLIEVMNRRDALHQLIDPTGLGGFGVLVQCKGLSPSEKERSLLGLQY, from the coding sequence ATGTCAAATTTAAACTTAATTAAAATCCTGATTGAACAAATTAATCAATCTTCCCAACAGGGAATCACTTTTGCCGAATATATGCACTTAGTGCTTTATCATCCTGAGTTGGGTTACTACTGTTCCCACCTTCCTAAAATAGGCACTCAAGGAGATTATTTTACCTCCTCTTCTTTAGGGGCAGATTTTGGAGAATTGTTGGCTAAACAATTTTTAGAGATGTGGGAAATTTTAGGTCAACCCTCTCCTTTTATTATAGTGGAAATGGGGGCAGGTTTGGGACTATTAGCCCAAGATATTTTAAATTATTTTGAACAAAATAATACTCATTTTTTAGACAGTTTAAATTATTGGCTCATTGAGCAAAGTTCAACGTTAATTAAGGCTCAAAAAAACCAGTTAACCCCTTATTTAGAAAAGGGAGTTAAACTAGACTGGAAAACTTGGGAAGATATAGCCGATGAGTCAATTATAGGCTGTGTTTTCAGCAATGAATTAGTCGATGCTTTTCCCGTTCATCGAGTGGGATTAGAAAAAGGAGAGTTAAAGGAAATTTATGTGACCTATACTGAAAATACATTTAAAGAAATCTTGGCTGATCCTTCTAGCGAAGAACTGAATCATTATTTTAAGTTTGTGGGGGTTGAATTCCCTTCAGACGCTTATCCAGAAGGATTCCAAACAGAAGTCAATTTATCCGCTTTATCTTGGTTAAAAACCCTATCTCAAAAATTAAAACGAGGCTATATTTTAACGATTGACTATGGCTACCCGGCTCATAAATATTATCATCCTCAACGGTATCGCGGCACATTAAACTGTTACTATCAGCATCGTCATCATCACGATCCCTATATTAATATTGGTTATCAAGATCTAACCGCTCATGTAGATTTTACGGCATTAGAACGTCAAGGTCAAAAATGTGGGTTAGAAAAATTAGGGTTTACTCAACAAGGACTATTTTTAATGTCTTTGGGGTTAGGCGATCGCTTGAATGATCTTTCTAGTGGTCGATATAATTTAATAGAAGTGATGAACCGTCGAGATGCTTTACATCAATTAATTGATCCAACGGGTTTAGGAGGGTTTGGGGTGTTGGTACAGTGTAAAGGGTTAAGTCCATCAGAAAAAGAGCGATCGCTTTTAGGATTACAATATTAA